A single window of Bradyrhizobium daqingense DNA harbors:
- the yddG gene encoding aromatic amino acid exporter YddG has translation MTPRTATLIGLTAILMWSLLSVMTVATGKIPAFQLAAMTFAIGGLVGLLTWIGRGEAAKSLRQPPIVWAVGVGGLFGYHALYFLALRFAPPAEAGLLNYLWPLLIVLFSSFLPGERLAMHHIIGAVLGLVGTVLLFAGNTSGFAPGAVPGLVAAFIAAFVWAIYSVSSRRLKAVPTDAVAGFCLVTSVLAALMHLALETTVWPETTLQWLSVVALGIGPVGAAFYAWDIGMKRGDIRVLGAASYATPLLSTGFLIAAGFAQASANIAIAAILIAGGGLIAAKDMVLRK, from the coding sequence ATGACTCCCCGCACCGCGACGCTGATCGGATTGACCGCGATTCTGATGTGGTCGCTGCTGTCAGTGATGACGGTGGCGACCGGAAAGATTCCGGCGTTCCAACTCGCCGCGATGACGTTTGCAATCGGCGGCCTCGTCGGCCTGCTCACCTGGATCGGGCGCGGCGAGGCGGCAAAGAGCCTGCGTCAGCCGCCCATCGTCTGGGCCGTCGGTGTCGGTGGCCTGTTCGGCTATCACGCGCTGTATTTCCTCGCGCTGCGCTTCGCGCCGCCGGCCGAAGCCGGCCTGTTGAATTATCTCTGGCCGCTGCTGATCGTGCTGTTCTCGTCCTTCCTGCCGGGCGAGCGGCTTGCCATGCACCACATCATCGGTGCCGTGCTCGGTCTCGTCGGCACCGTGCTGCTGTTCGCCGGCAATACCTCAGGCTTTGCGCCGGGAGCGGTGCCGGGGCTGGTCGCGGCCTTCATCGCCGCCTTCGTGTGGGCGATCTATTCCGTGTCGTCGCGGCGATTGAAGGCGGTGCCGACCGATGCCGTCGCCGGCTTCTGCCTCGTCACATCTGTGCTCGCCGCGCTGATGCATCTCGCCCTCGAGACCACCGTCTGGCCGGAGACCACGCTGCAATGGCTTTCCGTGGTCGCACTCGGCATCGGCCCCGTCGGTGCTGCCTTCTATGCCTGGGACATCGGCATGAAGCGCGGCGATATCCGCGTGCTCGGCGCCGCCTCCTACGCGACGCCGCTGCTCTCGACCGGATTCCTCATCGCCGCGGGCTTTGCGCAAGCCAGCGCCAACATCGCCATCGCTGCGATCCTGATCGCCGGCGGCGGCCTGATTGCGGCCAAGGACATGGTGCTGCGGAAATGA
- the phbB gene encoding acetoacetyl-CoA reductase, whose amino-acid sequence MARVALVTGGTRGIGAAISKALKAAGYKVAASYAGNDAAAEKFKAETGIAVYKWDVSNFDACAEGVKKVEADLGPIEVLVNNAGITRDTAFHKMTLEQWNAVINTNLGSLFNMTRQVIEGMRSRKFGRIISISSINGQKGQFGQVNYSAAKAGDIGFTKALAIENAKGGITVNVIAPGYINTEMVQAVPKDVLEKNVIPQIPVNRLGEPEEIARAVVFLAADEAGFITGSTLTINGGQYHA is encoded by the coding sequence ATGGCACGTGTTGCATTGGTCACGGGTGGTACGCGGGGCATCGGTGCTGCGATCAGCAAGGCGCTGAAGGCGGCCGGCTACAAGGTTGCGGCGAGCTATGCCGGCAACGATGCGGCGGCGGAGAAATTCAAGGCCGAGACCGGCATCGCGGTCTACAAATGGGACGTCAGCAATTTCGACGCCTGCGCGGAGGGCGTGAAGAAGGTCGAGGCCGATCTCGGGCCGATCGAGGTGCTCGTCAACAATGCCGGCATCACCCGCGACACCGCCTTCCACAAGATGACGCTCGAGCAGTGGAACGCCGTCATCAACACCAATCTCGGCTCGCTGTTCAACATGACGCGCCAGGTGATCGAGGGCATGCGTTCGCGCAAGTTCGGCCGCATCATCTCGATCTCGTCGATCAACGGTCAGAAGGGGCAGTTCGGTCAGGTCAACTACTCCGCGGCCAAGGCAGGTGACATCGGCTTCACCAAGGCGCTCGCGATCGAGAACGCCAAGGGTGGCATCACCGTGAACGTAATTGCGCCGGGCTATATCAATACGGAGATGGTGCAGGCGGTGCCGAAAGACGTCCTGGAGAAGAACGTCATCCCGCAGATCCCGGTCAATCGCCTCGGCGAGCCCGAAGAGATCGCGCGCGCGGTGGTGTTCCTTGCGGCTGACGAGGCCGGTTTCATCACCGGCTCGACCTTGACCATCAATGGCGGCCAGTATCACGCCTGA
- the prmC gene encoding peptide chain release factor N(5)-glutamine methyltransferase — MTQNNPFTAQPIESARRALAAKLKAARLDEAELDARILLGAVLGLDLTGLIAQATRPLTAAEASRLVEHAERRIAGEPVARILGTSEFWGLPFRLSEATLVPRPDTETVVELALEILRERPTSHPPRIADIGTGSGAILLALLHDIPDAFGVGTDLSLTALVTARDNANSLGLAGRAAFVACSYAAALSGPFDLIVSNPPYIPSAEIPKLSVEVREHDPHLALDGGNDGYDAYRVLIPQASERLAGGGALVVEAGLGQARNIETLMVGAALSVDRPPKADLAGIPRAVSARKMPP; from the coding sequence GTGACCCAGAACAATCCCTTCACCGCACAGCCCATCGAGAGCGCGCGGCGCGCGCTGGCTGCGAAGTTGAAAGCGGCGCGGCTGGACGAGGCCGAACTCGACGCGCGCATCCTGCTCGGCGCTGTGCTCGGCCTCGACCTCACCGGCCTGATCGCGCAGGCGACCCGCCCCCTCACCGCGGCCGAAGCGTCGCGATTGGTGGAGCACGCAGAACGCCGCATCGCCGGCGAGCCGGTTGCACGCATTCTCGGGACGAGCGAATTCTGGGGTTTGCCGTTCCGACTGTCCGAGGCGACGTTGGTGCCGCGTCCCGACACCGAGACGGTGGTCGAGCTAGCGCTCGAAATCCTTCGCGAACGGCCAACATCCCATCCGCCGCGGATCGCCGACATCGGCACCGGATCCGGCGCGATCCTGCTCGCGCTGCTGCACGACATCCCTGATGCCTTCGGCGTCGGTACCGACCTCAGCCTGACAGCGCTCGTCACCGCCAGGGACAACGCCAATTCTCTCGGCCTCGCCGGCCGCGCCGCCTTCGTCGCCTGCTCCTATGCGGCGGCGCTCTCCGGCCCGTTCGATCTCATCGTGTCGAACCCGCCCTATATTCCCTCGGCCGAAATCCCGAAACTGAGCGTCGAGGTACGCGAGCACGATCCACATCTGGCGCTGGACGGCGGCAATGACGGATACGACGCCTATCGGGTTCTGATCCCGCAGGCGAGCGAGCGCCTCGCCGGTGGCGGCGCGCTGGTCGTCGAGGCCGGACTGGGCCAGGCCCGAAATATTGAAACCTTGATGGTGGGTGCCGCGTTATCGGTGGACAGGCCACCCAAGGCCGACCTGGCGGGCATTCCGCGAGCCGTTTCAGCCCGAAAAATGCCCCCATAA
- the prfA gene encoding peptide chain release factor 1 has product MSSLPEAKLDVLLAHHASLEAESLGQLASERYVQITRELAEITPLIELVKAYRSAVKELADTEALIADPATDAEMRSMAEAERDELAPRIEELVQQIRVALLPKDAMDDRNVMLEIRAGTGGDEASLFAGDLFRMYERFAGLQGWKVEVISASEGTVGGYKEIIAEVQGRGAFSKLKFESGVHRVQRVPDTETQGRIHTSAATVAVLPEVEDVDVDIKTEDLRIETMRAQGAGGQHVNKTESAIRITHIPTGIVVMMQDSRSQHKNRASAMNILRSRIYDAERQRVDAARSAERKEKVGSGDRSERIRTYNFPQGRVTDHRINLTLYKLPQVIAGEALGELIDALTTEHQAAQLAAQGAAA; this is encoded by the coding sequence ATGTCGTCACTCCCCGAAGCCAAACTGGACGTCCTGCTCGCGCACCACGCCTCGCTCGAGGCCGAATCGCTGGGACAGCTCGCCTCCGAGCGCTACGTGCAGATCACGCGTGAGCTCGCCGAGATCACGCCGCTGATCGAGCTGGTGAAGGCCTATCGCTCCGCCGTGAAAGAACTTGCCGACACCGAGGCGCTGATCGCCGATCCCGCCACCGATGCCGAGATGCGCAGCATGGCGGAAGCCGAGCGCGACGAGCTCGCGCCAAGAATCGAGGAGCTGGTCCAGCAGATCCGAGTCGCGCTGCTGCCCAAGGACGCCATGGACGACCGCAACGTGATGCTGGAGATCCGCGCCGGCACCGGCGGTGACGAGGCCTCGCTGTTCGCCGGCGATCTGTTCCGGATGTACGAGCGCTTCGCCGGCCTTCAGGGCTGGAAGGTCGAGGTGATCTCGGCCAGCGAAGGCACCGTCGGCGGCTACAAGGAAATCATCGCCGAGGTGCAGGGCCGCGGCGCGTTCTCCAAGCTGAAATTCGAATCCGGCGTGCACCGCGTGCAGCGCGTGCCCGACACCGAGACGCAGGGACGCATCCACACCTCGGCGGCGACGGTCGCGGTGCTGCCGGAGGTCGAGGACGTCGACGTCGACATCAAAACCGAGGATTTGCGCATCGAGACCATGCGCGCGCAAGGTGCCGGCGGCCAGCACGTCAACAAGACCGAATCGGCGATCCGCATCACCCACATCCCGACCGGCATCGTGGTGATGATGCAGGACAGCCGCTCGCAGCACAAGAACCGCGCCTCCGCCATGAATATCCTGCGCTCGCGCATCTACGACGCCGAGCGCCAGCGCGTCGATGCCGCCCGCTCGGCCGAGCGCAAGGAGAAGGTCGGCTCCGGCGACCGCTCAGAGCGCATCCGCACCTACAATTTCCCGCAAGGCCGCGTCACCGACCATCGCATCAACCTGACCCTCTACAAGCTGCCGCAGGTGATCGCCGGCGAAGCGCTCGGCGAATTGATCGACGCACTGACCACCGAGCACCAGGCCGCGCAGCTCGCCGCGCAGGGCGCGGCGGCGTGA
- a CDS encoding cupin domain-containing protein, translating to MPTAAEIIARLELRPHPEGGHYRETFRDQTTDANGRSRSTSIYFLLARGERSHWHRIDAVETWHYYAGSALTLRVAHEGCTQHVVRLGADLVNGDRPQAIVPAQAWQSAETTGEWTLVGCTVAPAFEFAGFELAPQGWEP from the coding sequence ATGCCGACCGCAGCAGAGATCATCGCGCGCCTCGAACTCCGACCGCATCCCGAAGGCGGGCACTATCGCGAGACGTTTCGCGACCAGACCACGGATGCCAACGGGCGCTCGCGCTCGACCTCGATCTATTTCCTGCTCGCGCGCGGCGAGCGCTCGCACTGGCATCGCATCGACGCGGTCGAGACTTGGCACTACTACGCCGGCAGCGCGCTGACGCTCCGCGTCGCGCACGAGGGCTGCACGCAGCACGTGGTGCGCCTCGGCGCCGATCTTGTGAACGGCGACCGACCGCAGGCGATCGTGCCGGCGCAGGCCTGGCAATCCGCCGAGACGACGGGCGAGTGGACGCTGGTCGGGTGCACGGTAGCTCCGGCGTTCGAGTTCGCGGGCTTCGAGCTCGCACCACAGGGCTGGGAGCCGTAG
- a CDS encoding acetyl-CoA C-acetyltransferase: protein MSDDVVIVSAARTPVGSFNGAFATLPAHDLGAVAIKAALERGGIEPGRVSEVIMGQILTAAQGQNPARQASILAGIPVESPAWGVNQLCGSGLRTVALGYQALLNGDSEIVVAGGQESMSMAPHAQHLRGGVKMGGLELVDTMIKDGLWDAFNGYHMGNTAENVARQWQITRAQQDEFAVASQQKAEAAQNAGKFNDEIVPVTIKTRKGDVVVSADEYPRHGATLDAMAKLKPAFEKEGTVTAGSASGINDGAAAVVLMTAKQAAKEGKKPLARIVSWAQAGVDPKIMGSGPIPASRAALKKAGWSVGDLDLIEANEAFAAQACAVNKDLGWDTSKVNVNGGAIAIGHPVGASGARVLVTLLHEMQKRDSKKGLATLCIGGGMGIAMCLARD from the coding sequence ATGTCAGACGATGTCGTCATCGTCAGCGCCGCCCGCACCCCGGTCGGAAGCTTCAACGGAGCCTTCGCGACCCTTCCCGCTCATGATCTCGGCGCCGTCGCCATCAAGGCCGCGCTGGAGCGTGGTGGCATCGAGCCCGGCCGGGTCTCCGAAGTCATCATGGGGCAGATCCTGACCGCGGCCCAGGGACAGAACCCGGCCCGCCAGGCCTCGATCCTCGCCGGCATTCCGGTGGAGAGCCCGGCCTGGGGCGTCAACCAACTCTGCGGCTCGGGCCTGCGCACGGTCGCGCTCGGTTACCAGGCGCTGCTCAACGGCGATTCCGAAATCGTGGTCGCCGGCGGACAAGAGTCCATGAGCATGGCCCCGCACGCCCAGCATCTGCGCGGCGGCGTCAAGATGGGCGGCCTCGAACTGGTCGACACCATGATCAAGGATGGTCTGTGGGACGCCTTCAACGGCTATCACATGGGCAACACCGCGGAGAACGTCGCGCGCCAGTGGCAGATCACCCGCGCCCAGCAGGACGAGTTCGCGGTCGCCTCGCAGCAGAAGGCCGAGGCCGCGCAGAACGCCGGCAAGTTCAACGACGAGATCGTCCCCGTCACCATCAAGACCCGCAAGGGCGACGTCGTCGTCAGCGCCGACGAATATCCGCGTCATGGCGCCACGCTCGACGCGATGGCCAAGCTCAAGCCCGCCTTCGAGAAGGAAGGCACTGTTACCGCGGGCTCTGCGTCCGGCATCAATGACGGCGCCGCCGCCGTGGTGCTCATGACTGCGAAGCAGGCCGCCAAGGAAGGCAAGAAGCCGCTGGCGCGCATCGTGTCCTGGGCGCAGGCCGGCGTCGATCCGAAGATCATGGGCTCGGGCCCGATCCCGGCTTCGCGCGCCGCGCTGAAGAAGGCCGGCTGGAGCGTCGGCGATCTCGACCTGATCGAGGCCAACGAAGCTTTCGCGGCGCAAGCCTGCGCCGTCAACAAGGACCTCGGCTGGGACACCTCCAAGGTCAATGTCAATGGTGGTGCGATCGCGATCGGTCATCCGGTCGGCGCGTCCGGCGCGCGCGTGCTGGTGACCCTGCTGCACGAGATGCAGAAGCGCGATTCGAAGAAGGGCCTTGCCACGCTGTGCATCGGCGGCGGCATGGGTATCGCGATGTGTCTGGCGCGCGACTGA
- a CDS encoding methyltransferase domain-containing protein — protein sequence MTIDVVDLREFYSRRLGIVARQMINRGIRERWPRAEGQRVLGIGYPTPYLGLFREDAERCIAFMPAAQGVLKWPTGRPALASLVDEFSLPLPDAAIDRILLVHALEMSDDPAALLREVWRVLSPSGRVIAVIPNRRGVWTRTDSTPFGHGRPYSRSQITELLRQTWFTPTAWGEALFMPPYAGGWVLRSAQMWERAGAALSLPFAGVHIVEATKQVYRAIPAKRERARLIPSLAKPVLVPSSTRG from the coding sequence ATGACCATCGACGTCGTCGACCTCCGCGAGTTCTATTCCCGCCGCCTCGGGATCGTGGCGCGGCAAATGATCAATCGCGGCATCAGGGAGCGCTGGCCGCGCGCCGAGGGCCAACGCGTGCTTGGCATCGGCTATCCCACGCCCTATCTCGGGCTGTTCCGCGAGGACGCCGAGCGCTGCATCGCGTTCATGCCGGCGGCCCAGGGTGTGCTGAAATGGCCGACGGGGCGGCCGGCGCTGGCCTCGCTGGTCGATGAATTCTCGCTGCCGCTTCCTGACGCCGCGATCGACCGCATCCTCCTGGTTCACGCGCTGGAGATGTCGGATGATCCGGCCGCACTGCTGCGCGAGGTGTGGCGCGTGCTGTCGCCCTCGGGACGCGTCATCGCCGTGATCCCGAATCGGCGCGGGGTGTGGACCCGCACCGACAGCACGCCGTTCGGCCATGGCCGGCCCTATTCGCGCTCGCAGATCACCGAGCTCCTGCGCCAGACCTGGTTCACGCCGACGGCCTGGGGCGAGGCGCTGTTCATGCCGCCCTATGCCGGCGGCTGGGTGCTGAGATCGGCGCAGATGTGGGAGCGTGCCGGTGCTGCGCTGTCACTGCCCTTTGCCGGCGTGCACATCGTCGAAGCCACCAAGCAGGTCTATCGCGCGATCCCCGCCAAGCGCGAGCGGGCGCGGCTCATACCCTCGCTGGCGAAGCCCGTGCTGGTGCCTTCCTCGACGCGCGGCTGA
- the gloB gene encoding hydroxyacylglutathione hydrolase has product MAAEIRTFTCLNDNFGYLIHDVETKATASIDAPEAGPILEALEREGWQLTDILITHHHGDHVGGVAELKQKFNCRVVAPHDKTTEIANVDLRVANADVVKIGALLGRVVETPGHTLDHISYVFDNEKTVFAADTLFSIGCGRVFEGTYPMMWDSLLKLRALPDDFKLYCGHEYTASNVKFALTIEPDNAALQARAAEVAKLRAENKPTIPSLLGEEKRANVFLRADDPAVAAKLHMKGADAAAVFGELRERKNKS; this is encoded by the coding sequence ATGGCCGCCGAAATTCGTACTTTCACCTGTTTAAACGACAATTTCGGTTATCTGATCCACGATGTGGAAACCAAGGCGACGGCGTCGATCGACGCGCCGGAGGCCGGCCCGATTCTCGAGGCGCTGGAGCGCGAGGGCTGGCAGCTCACCGACATCCTGATCACGCATCATCATGGCGATCATGTCGGCGGGGTCGCCGAACTCAAGCAGAAATTCAATTGCCGCGTCGTCGCGCCGCACGACAAGACCACTGAGATTGCCAACGTCGATCTGCGCGTCGCCAATGCCGATGTGGTCAAGATCGGCGCCCTGCTCGGGCGCGTCGTGGAGACGCCCGGCCACACGCTCGACCACATCTCCTACGTGTTCGACAATGAGAAGACGGTGTTCGCCGCCGACACGCTGTTCTCGATCGGCTGCGGCCGCGTGTTCGAGGGCACCTATCCGATGATGTGGGATTCGCTGTTGAAGCTGCGCGCGCTGCCCGACGACTTCAAACTCTATTGCGGCCACGAATATACCGCGTCCAACGTCAAGTTCGCGCTCACCATCGAGCCTGACAATGCGGCGCTCCAGGCGCGCGCGGCGGAGGTTGCCAAGCTGCGGGCGGAGAACAAGCCGACCATTCCCTCGCTGCTCGGTGAGGAGAAGCGCGCCAACGTGTTCCTGCGCGCCGACGATCCCGCGGTTGCGGCCAAGCTGCACATGAAGGGCGCGGATGCCGCCGCGGTGTTCGGCGAGTTGCGCGAGCGCAAGAATAAATCCTAG
- a CDS encoding DUF4167 domain-containing protein, producing MRNGQNKQRMRNRNNNNNNNNRRGQNPMTRVYESNGPDIKIRGTASHIAEKYLQLARDARSSGDPVAAENYYQHAEHYFRLIAAAQEQFRQNQQPRGDEPVSNSSGEDSEDDGENFSAFGQEPGFVPQPQQQPFMRDRDGQREHHQRDHQQRDNQPYQREQQQPREHRERDHRPQPQYQPQPQPANQPQPVIADAGSVDRLPSFITGAQPQVNVGANGGQGGFEGGGGGERYPRRRRRPHGPRPEREAAPVASSDEVAPGE from the coding sequence ATGAGAAACGGTCAGAACAAGCAGCGGATGCGCAACCGCAACAACAATAACAACAACAACAACCGGCGCGGCCAGAACCCGATGACCCGGGTCTACGAGTCCAACGGACCGGACATCAAGATCCGCGGCACGGCCTCGCACATCGCCGAAAAGTATCTCCAGCTCGCGCGCGATGCGCGCTCCTCCGGCGACCCCGTTGCGGCCGAGAACTACTACCAGCATGCCGAGCATTATTTCCGCCTGATTGCGGCCGCCCAGGAGCAGTTCCGCCAGAACCAGCAGCCGCGCGGTGACGAGCCTGTCAGCAACAGCAGCGGCGAGGACAGCGAGGACGACGGCGAGAATTTCTCAGCCTTCGGCCAGGAGCCGGGTTTCGTCCCGCAGCCGCAGCAGCAGCCTTTCATGCGCGACCGCGACGGCCAGCGCGAGCATCACCAGCGTGACCACCAGCAACGCGACAATCAGCCCTATCAACGCGAGCAGCAGCAGCCGCGCGAACATCGCGAACGCGACCATCGTCCGCAACCGCAATATCAGCCGCAGCCGCAACCTGCGAACCAGCCGCAGCCCGTCATCGCCGATGCCGGCAGTGTCGATCGCCTGCCGTCCTTCATCACCGGCGCACAGCCGCAAGTGAATGTCGGCGCGAATGGCGGCCAGGGCGGCTTCGAGGGCGGCGGTGGTGGCGAGCGCTATCCACGGCGACGTCGCCGTCCGCATGGCCCGCGCCCCGAGCGCGAGGCCGCCCCCGTCGCATCCAGCGACGAAGTGGCTCCCGGCGAGTAA
- the ptsP gene encoding phosphoenolpyruvate--protein phosphotransferase, giving the protein MRSASGGPRVLLRRLRETMAEQVSAQERLDKIVVLIAANMVAEVCSVYVLRIDNTLELYATEGLNREAVHHTVLSAHEGLVGLVASEATPLNLSDAQSHPAFSFRPETGEEIYHSFLGVPILRAGNTLGVLVVQNRAKRNYVEEELEALQTTAMVLAELIASGELSALAQPGQEPAARHSAQKVGAILSEGIALGHVVLHEPRVVIKDYIAEDLPKEIKRLDTALAKLRADLDRMLERGDVAEGGEHREVLEAYRMFANDQGWSHKLHEAVATGLTAEAAVERVQSDTRARMLRSTDPYLRDRLHDLEDLGYRLMRQLVGQDHAPSREQLPDNAIVIARAMGPAALLDYDRKRLRGIVLEEGTANSHVSIVARALGIPAVGEVPNAPGIADPGDAIIVDGTSGLIYVRPSQEIEAAFAERVRFRARRQAQYLALRDRPCVTRDGQKVELMINAGLAIDLPHIEDTGSAGIGLFRTELQFMVGQSLPRTSDQLALYRTVLDAAGTKPVTFRTLDIGGDKALPYMEAVIEENPALGWRAIRLGLDRPGLLRGQIRALLRAGGGRSLKIMFPMISEVAEFDSAKALVERELTYLRQHGHTLPERIDIGTMVEVPALLYQLDELLRKVDFISVGSNDLFQFLFAVDRGNAKVSERFDTMSAPILRALRDIARKSHAAKKSLSLCGEMASKPIGALALIALGYRSLSLSATALGPVKAMVLDLDAKKAEAVLAPLLDAPAGSVSIRQKLTEFAEAEGLAL; this is encoded by the coding sequence ATGCGGAGCGCGTCGGGAGGTCCCCGCGTCTTATTGAGACGGCTCCGCGAAACCATGGCGGAGCAGGTCTCGGCCCAGGAGCGGCTGGACAAGATCGTGGTGCTGATCGCCGCCAACATGGTGGCCGAGGTGTGCTCGGTCTACGTGCTGCGCATCGACAACACGCTGGAGCTCTACGCCACCGAGGGCCTCAACCGCGAGGCGGTGCACCACACCGTGCTCAGCGCCCATGAGGGCCTGGTCGGCCTCGTCGCCAGCGAGGCGACGCCGCTCAATTTGAGCGACGCGCAGAGCCACCCGGCCTTCTCGTTCCGCCCCGAGACCGGCGAAGAGATCTACCATTCCTTCCTCGGCGTGCCGATCCTGCGGGCCGGCAACACGCTCGGCGTGCTGGTGGTGCAGAACCGCGCCAAGCGCAACTATGTCGAGGAGGAGCTCGAAGCGCTCCAGACCACCGCCATGGTGCTGGCGGAGCTGATCGCCTCGGGCGAGCTCTCCGCGCTGGCCCAGCCGGGCCAGGAGCCGGCCGCACGCCATTCCGCGCAGAAGGTTGGCGCCATCCTGTCGGAGGGCATCGCGCTCGGCCATGTCGTGCTGCACGAGCCGCGCGTCGTCATCAAGGACTACATCGCCGAGGACCTGCCGAAGGAGATCAAGCGGCTCGACACCGCGCTCGCCAAGCTGCGCGCCGATCTCGACCGCATGCTGGAGCGCGGCGACGTCGCCGAAGGCGGCGAGCACCGCGAGGTGCTGGAAGCCTACCGCATGTTCGCCAACGACCAGGGCTGGTCGCACAAGCTGCACGAGGCAGTCGCCACCGGCCTCACCGCGGAGGCCGCGGTCGAGCGCGTGCAGTCCGATACCCGCGCGCGCATGCTGCGCTCGACCGATCCCTATTTGCGCGACCGCCTGCACGACCTCGAAGATCTCGGCTACCGCCTGATGCGGCAGCTGGTCGGCCAGGACCACGCGCCGTCGCGCGAACAGCTCCCCGACAACGCCATCGTCATCGCGCGTGCGATGGGCCCGGCGGCGCTGCTCGACTACGACCGCAAGCGCCTGCGCGGCATCGTGCTGGAGGAAGGCACCGCCAATTCCCACGTCTCGATCGTGGCGCGCGCGCTCGGCATTCCTGCGGTGGGCGAAGTGCCGAACGCGCCCGGCATCGCCGATCCCGGCGATGCCATCATCGTCGACGGCACCTCGGGCTTGATCTATGTGCGGCCCTCGCAGGAGATCGAGGCCGCCTTCGCCGAGCGCGTGCGCTTCCGCGCCCGCCGCCAGGCGCAGTATCTGGCGCTGCGCGACCGGCCCTGCGTCACCAGGGACGGCCAGAAGGTCGAGCTGATGATCAATGCGGGTCTCGCCATCGACCTGCCGCACATCGAGGACACCGGGAGCGCCGGCATCGGCCTGTTCCGCACCGAGCTGCAATTCATGGTCGGCCAGAGCCTGCCGCGCACCAGCGACCAGCTCGCGCTCTATCGCACCGTGCTGGATGCCGCCGGCACCAAGCCGGTCACCTTCCGCACACTCGATATCGGCGGCGACAAGGCGCTGCCCTACATGGAAGCCGTGATCGAGGAAAATCCCGCGCTCGGCTGGCGTGCGATCCGGCTCGGGCTCGATCGTCCCGGCCTGCTGCGCGGCCAGATCCGAGCGCTCTTGCGCGCCGGGGGCGGCCGTTCGCTGAAGATCATGTTCCCGATGATCTCGGAAGTCGCCGAGTTCGATTCGGCGAAGGCGCTGGTCGAGCGCGAGCTGACTTATCTGCGCCAGCACGGCCACACGCTGCCCGAAAGAATCGACATCGGCACCATGGTCGAGGTGCCGGCGCTGCTCTATCAGCTCGACGAACTGCTGAGGAAGGTGGACTTCATCTCGGTCGGCTCCAACGACCTGTTCCAGTTCCTGTTCGCGGTCGACCGCGGCAACGCCAAGGTCTCCGAGCGCTTCGACACCATGTCGGCGCCGATCCTGCGCGCGCTGCGCGACATCGCGCGCAAATCCCATGCGGCGAAGAAGTCGCTGTCGCTGTGCGGCGAGATGGCCTCCAAGCCGATCGGCGCGCTGGCGCTGATTGCCCTCGGCTATCGCTCGCTGTCGCTCTCGGCGACTGCGCTCGGACCGGTCAAGGCCATGGTGCTCGACCTCGATGCCAAGAAAGCCGAGGCGGTGCTCGCGCCGCTGCTGGACGCGCCCGCCGGCAGCGTCTCGATCCGGCAGAAGCTGACGGAATTTGCCGAGGCCGAAGGCCTGGCGTTGTAG